A genomic window from Camelus ferus isolate YT-003-E chromosome X, BCGSAC_Cfer_1.0, whole genome shotgun sequence includes:
- the ARAF gene encoding serine/threonine-protein kinase A-Raf isoform X2 produces the protein MEPSRGPPANGAEPSRAVGTVKVYLPNKQRTVVTVRDGMSVYDSLDKALKVRGLNQDCCVVYRLIKGRKTVTAWDTAIAPLDGEELIVEVLEDVPLTMHNFVRKTFFSLAFCDFCRKFLFHGFRCQTCGYKFHQHCSSKVPTVCVDMSTNRQQFYHSVQDLSGGSRQHETPSSRPLNEPLTPQGPSSCSQHRDPEHFPFPAPANAPLQRIRSTSTPNVHMVSTTAPMDSSLIQLTAQSFNTDAAGNRGGGDGAPRGSPGPASVSSGRKSPHSKSPSEQRERKPLADDKKKVKNLGYRDSGYYWEVPPSEVQLLKRIGTGSFGTVFRGRWHGDVAVKVLKVAQPTAEQAQAFKNEMQVLRKTRHVNILLFMGFMTRPGFAIITQWCEGSSLYHHLHVADTRFDMVQLIDVARQTAQGMDYLHAKNIIHRDLKSNNIFLHEGLTVKIGDFGLATVKTRWSGAQPLEQPSGSVLWMAAEVIRMQDPNPYSFQSDVYAYGVVLYELMTGSLPYSHIGSRDQIIFMVGRGYLSPDLSKISSNCPKAMRRLLSDCLKFQREERPLFPQILATIELLQRSLPKIERSASEPSLHRTQADELPACLLSAARLVP, from the exons ATGGAGCCATCGCGGGGCCCCCCTGCCAACGGGGCCGAGCCGTCCCGGGCAGTGGGCACCGTCAAAGTGTACCTGCCCAACAAGCAACGCACGGTG gtgactGTCCGGGATGGCATGAGTGTTTACGACTCTCTAGACAAGGCCCTCAAGGTGCGGGGTCTCAATCAGGATTGCTGTGTGGTCTACCGGCTCATCAAGGG GCGAAAGACAGTCActgcctgggacacggccattgCCCCCCTGGATGGCGAGGAGCTCATCGTGGAGGTCCTCGAAGACGTCCCGCTGACCATGCACAATTTT GTACGGAAGACGTTCTTCAGCCTGGCATTTTGTGACTTCTGCCGTAAGTTTCTGTTCCATGGCTTCCGCTGCCAAACCTGTGGATACAAGTTCCACCAGCATTGTTCCTCCAAGGTCCCCACAGTCTGTGTCGACATGAGTACCAACCGCCAACA gttctaCCACAGTGTCCAGGATTTGTCCGGAGGCTCCAGACAGCATGAGACTCCCTCGAGCCGCCCCCTGAATGAGCCGCTAACCCCTCAGGGTCCCAG CTCCTGCTCCCAGCACCGCGACCCCGAGcacttccccttccctgccccggCCAACGCTCCCCTCCAGCGCATCCGCTCCACGTCCACCCCCAACGTCCATATGGTCAGCACCACAGCCCCCATGGACTCCAGCCTCATCCAG ctCACTGCCCAGAGTTTCAACACCGATG CTGCTGGTAATAGAGGTGGTGGCGATGGAGCTCCCCGGGGGAGCCCTGGCCCGGCCAGCGTGTCCTCGGGGAGGAAGTCCCCACATTCCAAGTCCCCTTCAGAGCAGCGGGAACGGAAACCCTTGGCCGACGACAAGAAGAAAGTG AAGAATCTCGGGTACCGGGACTCGGGCTATTACTGGGAGGTGCCACCCAGTGAGGTGCAGCTGCTGAAGAGGATCGGGACGGGCTCGTTTGGCACCGTGTTTCGCGGGCGGTGGCATGGTGATGTGGCCGTGAAGGTGCTCAAGGTGGCCCAACCCACAGCTGAGCAGGCCCAGGCCTTCAAGAACGAGATGCAGGTGCTCAG GAAGACCCGGCACGTCAACATCTTGCTGTTCATGGGCTTCATGACCCGGCCGGGATTTGCCATCATCACACAGTGGTGCGAGGGCTCCAGTCTCTACCACCACCTGCATGTGGCCGACACGCGCTTCGACATGGTCCAGCTCATTGATGTGGCCCGGCAGACGGCCCAGGGCATGGA CTACCTCCATGCCAAGAACATCATCCACCGAGATCTCAAGTCTAACA ACATCTTCCTACATGAGGGGCTCACGGTGAAGATCGGGGACTTTGGCTTGGCCACAGTGAAGACGCGGTGGAGCGGGGCCCAGCCCTTGGAGCAGCCCTCGGGCTCGGTGCTGTGGATG GCGGCTGAGGTGATCCGTATGCAGGACCCAAACCCCTACAGCTTCCAGTCGGATGTCTACGCCTATGGGGTTGTGCTCTACGAGCTCATGACCGGCTCACTGCCTTACAGCCACATTGGCAGCCGTGACCAG aTTATCTTTATGGTGGGCCGTGGCTATCTGTCCCCGGACCTCAGCAAAATCTCCAGCAACTGCCCCAAGGCCATGCGGCGCCTCCTGTCTGATTGCCTCAAGTTCCAACGGGAGGAGCGGCCTCTCTTCCCCCAG atcCTGGCCACGATTGAGCTGCTGCAGCGGTCACTCCCCAAGATTGAGCGGAGTGCCTCCGAACCCTCCTTGCACCGTACCCAGGCTGATGAGTTGCCTGCCTGCCTACTCAGCGCAGCCCGCCTTGTGCCttag
- the ARAF gene encoding serine/threonine-protein kinase A-Raf isoform X1, whose product MEPSRGPPANGAEPSRAVGTVKVYLPNKQRTVVTVRDGMSVYDSLDKALKVRGLNQDCCVVYRLIKGRKTVTAWDTAIAPLDGEELIVEVLEDVPLTMHNFVRKTFFSLAFCDFCRKFLFHGFRCQTCGYKFHQHCSSKVPTVCVDMSTNRQQFYHSVQDLSGGSRQHETPSSRPLNEPLTPQGPSLSPASSCSQHRDPEHFPFPAPANAPLQRIRSTSTPNVHMVSTTAPMDSSLIQLTAQSFNTDAAGNRGGGDGAPRGSPGPASVSSGRKSPHSKSPSEQRERKPLADDKKKVKNLGYRDSGYYWEVPPSEVQLLKRIGTGSFGTVFRGRWHGDVAVKVLKVAQPTAEQAQAFKNEMQVLRKTRHVNILLFMGFMTRPGFAIITQWCEGSSLYHHLHVADTRFDMVQLIDVARQTAQGMDYLHAKNIIHRDLKSNNIFLHEGLTVKIGDFGLATVKTRWSGAQPLEQPSGSVLWMAAEVIRMQDPNPYSFQSDVYAYGVVLYELMTGSLPYSHIGSRDQIIFMVGRGYLSPDLSKISSNCPKAMRRLLSDCLKFQREERPLFPQILATIELLQRSLPKIERSASEPSLHRTQADELPACLLSAARLVP is encoded by the exons ATGGAGCCATCGCGGGGCCCCCCTGCCAACGGGGCCGAGCCGTCCCGGGCAGTGGGCACCGTCAAAGTGTACCTGCCCAACAAGCAACGCACGGTG gtgactGTCCGGGATGGCATGAGTGTTTACGACTCTCTAGACAAGGCCCTCAAGGTGCGGGGTCTCAATCAGGATTGCTGTGTGGTCTACCGGCTCATCAAGGG GCGAAAGACAGTCActgcctgggacacggccattgCCCCCCTGGATGGCGAGGAGCTCATCGTGGAGGTCCTCGAAGACGTCCCGCTGACCATGCACAATTTT GTACGGAAGACGTTCTTCAGCCTGGCATTTTGTGACTTCTGCCGTAAGTTTCTGTTCCATGGCTTCCGCTGCCAAACCTGTGGATACAAGTTCCACCAGCATTGTTCCTCCAAGGTCCCCACAGTCTGTGTCGACATGAGTACCAACCGCCAACA gttctaCCACAGTGTCCAGGATTTGTCCGGAGGCTCCAGACAGCATGAGACTCCCTCGAGCCGCCCCCTGAATGAGCCGCTAACCCCTCAGGGTCCCAG CCTTTCCCCCGCCAGCTCCTGCTCCCAGCACCGCGACCCCGAGcacttccccttccctgccccggCCAACGCTCCCCTCCAGCGCATCCGCTCCACGTCCACCCCCAACGTCCATATGGTCAGCACCACAGCCCCCATGGACTCCAGCCTCATCCAG ctCACTGCCCAGAGTTTCAACACCGATG CTGCTGGTAATAGAGGTGGTGGCGATGGAGCTCCCCGGGGGAGCCCTGGCCCGGCCAGCGTGTCCTCGGGGAGGAAGTCCCCACATTCCAAGTCCCCTTCAGAGCAGCGGGAACGGAAACCCTTGGCCGACGACAAGAAGAAAGTG AAGAATCTCGGGTACCGGGACTCGGGCTATTACTGGGAGGTGCCACCCAGTGAGGTGCAGCTGCTGAAGAGGATCGGGACGGGCTCGTTTGGCACCGTGTTTCGCGGGCGGTGGCATGGTGATGTGGCCGTGAAGGTGCTCAAGGTGGCCCAACCCACAGCTGAGCAGGCCCAGGCCTTCAAGAACGAGATGCAGGTGCTCAG GAAGACCCGGCACGTCAACATCTTGCTGTTCATGGGCTTCATGACCCGGCCGGGATTTGCCATCATCACACAGTGGTGCGAGGGCTCCAGTCTCTACCACCACCTGCATGTGGCCGACACGCGCTTCGACATGGTCCAGCTCATTGATGTGGCCCGGCAGACGGCCCAGGGCATGGA CTACCTCCATGCCAAGAACATCATCCACCGAGATCTCAAGTCTAACA ACATCTTCCTACATGAGGGGCTCACGGTGAAGATCGGGGACTTTGGCTTGGCCACAGTGAAGACGCGGTGGAGCGGGGCCCAGCCCTTGGAGCAGCCCTCGGGCTCGGTGCTGTGGATG GCGGCTGAGGTGATCCGTATGCAGGACCCAAACCCCTACAGCTTCCAGTCGGATGTCTACGCCTATGGGGTTGTGCTCTACGAGCTCATGACCGGCTCACTGCCTTACAGCCACATTGGCAGCCGTGACCAG aTTATCTTTATGGTGGGCCGTGGCTATCTGTCCCCGGACCTCAGCAAAATCTCCAGCAACTGCCCCAAGGCCATGCGGCGCCTCCTGTCTGATTGCCTCAAGTTCCAACGGGAGGAGCGGCCTCTCTTCCCCCAG atcCTGGCCACGATTGAGCTGCTGCAGCGGTCACTCCCCAAGATTGAGCGGAGTGCCTCCGAACCCTCCTTGCACCGTACCCAGGCTGATGAGTTGCCTGCCTGCCTACTCAGCGCAGCCCGCCTTGTGCCttag
- the ARAF gene encoding serine/threonine-protein kinase A-Raf isoform X3 has product MEPSRGPPANGAEPSRAVGTVKVYLPNKQRTVVTVRDGMSVYDSLDKALKVRGLNQDCCVVYRLIKGRKTVTAWDTAIAPLDGEELIVEVLEDVPLTMHNFVRKTFFSLAFCDFCRKFLFHGFRCQTCGYKFHQHCSSKVPTVCVDMSTNRQQFYHSVQDLSGGSRQHETPSSRPLNEPLTPQGPR; this is encoded by the exons ATGGAGCCATCGCGGGGCCCCCCTGCCAACGGGGCCGAGCCGTCCCGGGCAGTGGGCACCGTCAAAGTGTACCTGCCCAACAAGCAACGCACGGTG gtgactGTCCGGGATGGCATGAGTGTTTACGACTCTCTAGACAAGGCCCTCAAGGTGCGGGGTCTCAATCAGGATTGCTGTGTGGTCTACCGGCTCATCAAGGG GCGAAAGACAGTCActgcctgggacacggccattgCCCCCCTGGATGGCGAGGAGCTCATCGTGGAGGTCCTCGAAGACGTCCCGCTGACCATGCACAATTTT GTACGGAAGACGTTCTTCAGCCTGGCATTTTGTGACTTCTGCCGTAAGTTTCTGTTCCATGGCTTCCGCTGCCAAACCTGTGGATACAAGTTCCACCAGCATTGTTCCTCCAAGGTCCCCACAGTCTGTGTCGACATGAGTACCAACCGCCAACA gttctaCCACAGTGTCCAGGATTTGTCCGGAGGCTCCAGACAGCATGAGACTCCCTCGAGCCGCCCCCTGAATGAGCCGCTAACCCCTCAGGGTCCCAGGTAG